The following nucleotide sequence is from Paenibacillus odorifer.
TGATTTCTTCTAACCACATTTTCGTAATAGATTTCCTTAATTCCACAGCTCACGCAAGCATCGTACTGTTCCTTAGTCGTTACAGAGGCCGTAAGGTATGGTTTTCCAGGGGCAAAGCTTATTTTTTCTTTTGCTTCCAAAGCCTTGGTTCTTTTCTGCTGGCTGTTAAGCTTTAAGTCATACAAGCCCAGTACAATATCTCTTCTTGCTGCATTTAACAGTTTAGCTGGAATAAATGCATTGCATTCCTCATACTCGACATGATTAAGTTCGAATATCGTATCATTTAATCTTGAGAATTGCTTGATTACCTGGTCTTTTGTTGTTGGATTATTAATGGCTTCGCCCAGTATTTCCTCGCTTTCATAGGAATAATTAAAGCCTAAGCCTTCCGCATCTATGAAAAGCTTTGAATCTGGACATGCATATACTCTAATATCGAGGTCAAACCGCTTAAATTCTTTTTCCAGTGATGCTTCTAATTCTTTGTTATAGAAATAATCCTTCGTTTTATATACTAAATCTCCCTTAGACATCTTTTCTTTGATTTTGATATAGCAGACATCCTCTGCTTTGTTGATTAATTCGCCATCTTTATCGTACAGTTTGGCAACCGTTAAATTAACATCTTCATTGTTGTGACTGATTCGAATGGTATCGTTCTGATTTAAAGGACGTGTAAGTGTTATTTCATACATGTCTTTAACAATCCCGCTGATTGTTCCAATTTCATAACCAAAGTTATTAGGTTTTAAGATGTTTGTAATATTTCTCCTGTCTTCGTGAAACAAATACCCTTTAGTAAATGTTCTATTGAATGTTTTTTTCAGATTTTCTTTGTCTTCTTCGGTTATTTTATGATCTAAGGCCTTGCGGTATTTGGATACAACATTAGCAACATACGTAGGCGCCTTCATTCGGCCTTCTATTTTTAAAGAATCGATTTCTTTTAAATCATGGATATAATCGATGGTGTTTAAGTCCTTAGTAGATAGAATATAGCTTTTCCCTAAAGATGTATCTGTTGTCTTATCGATTAGTTCATACTCCTTACGGCATGAACCCACACATCTTCCGCGATTTGCGCATCGATTGCCGAGCAATCCTGACATTAGACAATTTCCCGAATAAGATACACATAAAGCACCGTGAACGAAAATTTCTAAAGGGATTTCAGCTATTCTTTTAATCTCTTTTACTTTTTCAATCTTGACCTCACGGGACAGAACAACTCTTTTAGCACCAAGTTCTTTAAATAATAAAGTTCCATCTAGATCGTCTATTCCCATTTGAGTTGAACAATGTGCTTCCATATCAACAAAGTTTTTAACGATATAATCAAAAGCAATCAGGTCCTGGACGATAATGCCATCAACACCGATTTCATTTAATTCCTGTATCTGCACTTTCATCTCTTCAACTTCGTTTTCGAAAACGATGGTATTCATGGCAACATAGATTTTAACGTTCCTCAGGTGCGCATACGTAACAGCCTCTTTTAACGTTTCTAAATCAAAATTAGACGAATATGCACGTGCACCAAATTTTTGCATTCCTAAGTATATTGCATCACAACCATTAGATATTGCAGCTTTTAAAGCTTCCATATTTCCTGCTGGAGCTAATAATTCAGACATTTTTTCCTCCTATGACCCATAAATTGTACGCTAGTTAAAGCGACATTTCTTTATTAAAGATATTTTTTGTTACGCCTCAAACTTCAGACTATTTCCATTAATCATAAAATAAGAAATATACTTAAGCTGCAGCAAAACGCACAAGTCAATGGCTTGTGCGCTTGTTTTAAATGACCTCATTTGCTCTAAGGGACGTATCTCATAATAATTCTTTAAGTACATTTTTTGCCACGCGTATCTTCTCATCATTAGCGTCACGAAGCATACCTACAATATCCTGAATATCGCTCTCAGCTGAGGTAACCATAAACTCTGCACTCCTCATGGGGTCTAGATATGACGGTAATATACCGAACGATATGGAAGAACTAATTCTTCATCCATCTGTATTTGCAGTTTTCCCCAACGATAACGTTAATTATTGGTAGCGCTTATATACAAAATGTCTTCCTAAATTCGGATATTAGCTTGCAAATCATCCTTGTATAGAGAATTATTTGGCTCCTGAAGCCAAAACTGAGCAGGAATTATGGGTGCCTATCATTGCCAAGTAGCTAACATTTTATTTTACATAAGTATGAGCGAGCATCTGGCGCATTGATTAGCAGCCTTAAAAGAGCCTCCACTAAAATCGAAGTGGAGGCTCTTTTTACATTTTTGTTATTTCAATTGTATTGGCTTTAACCGTTATGCTGTGCAGTTCAAGTCATTTAAACTAATATTGAGTTCTGTTCTCCGCTTTACCACTATTTGTGATACGGTTCACCGCGATTGATCTTCACCGCGCGATACAGCTGCTCCACCAGCACCAGGCGCATGAGCTGATGAGGCAGCGTCATGCGCCCGAAGCTCATGCGTTGCTGCGCGCGGCGCATGACCTCGTCGGAGAGCCCGTGGCTCCCTCCGATGACGAACACGACATGGCTCGTCCCGTAGGTGCCGAGCCGGTCAATTTCTGCGGCAAGCTCTTCCGAGCTCCACAGCTTGCCGTCGATCGCGAGCGCAATGACATGCGCCTCGCTCTTAATCTGCGCGAGGATGCGTTCGCCCTCGCGTCCCTTTACCTGCACAACCTCTGCTTCGCTTAGAGAATCGGGTGCTTTTTCATCTGCCACCTCAATGACCTGAAACTTCAGGTATGGTGTCAGCCGTTTTGCATACTCCGCGATGCCATCGATCAAGTACTTTTCCTTCAATTTTCCTACGCCAATAATTTGAATAAGCATAAGTGCCTCCTGTCATAATCCTCTATAGAAATAGCAAAAGGACGCGCACTGGGCGTCCCTTGTAGTTTTAGTAAGTACCTTCTGTTCTATCACATATTTGGTGGAAAAGAAACGACAATTAAAACGGCCTACTCTTGCGCAGTCCCTAAATGTCCTATTTTTCATGCAATCTATGGATCTCCTGATCCCACGTATTCCTAGATTGCCTGAATCTAGAATTTCATGTATTCCTCGTCCTCAGCAGGTTCAATCCATCCCTACTTACTTTCTTCCTGCTCCTCCATCACTAAATCCGGTTTCCCCCCAGCTTCATAAGCGCTCAATATAGAGTCCAGCAAGCCTGGGAAACGTGCATTAAGATCCTCAGTCCGCAGGGACAACATGCGCTGTGTTCCTTGAACTCGTGTAAAAACAACTCCTGACTCGCGCAAAGTACGGGCATGGTGAGACATAGTGGATTTTGCGATCGGGACGTTGAAGCCGTTGCAAGCCTGTTCTCCATTTAAGTGAATATCCGATACGATATGTAAGCGAATCGGATCGCTGAGTGCATACAATACGGAGGCAAGCTGAATGTCCTTGCGGTCCGGATGAAATAGTATTTTCACGGATGATTATCCCCTTTTGTCGTACGATGAATGCGAAAAAAATATTGGTGTTCCTAATTGCATTTTATATCAACGCATGCTATATTTCAATTGTTCGTAAGTAATCGAACTATTAAACAATAATAAAAGGAGTGCTTCGCACATGACTTCTGTAAATAACCTCTCCGCGAATGCGGATCATGAAGCCTCCGTTCCGGAAGCGCCTCTTCCACGAGAAGGCCTGCTGACCCTGCTGTTCAGTGTCGCTGTGGTTCTCGTCATCATGAATACGGCTATGTTCAATCTGGCGCTGCCTGATGTGACCGAAGCCTTCGGGATTACGGCTGCGTCCGCTTCTTGGATTGTCACCGGGTATTCCATTATGTTCTCGATTGCCTCAATCACGTACAGCCGGCTTTCTGATTTTCTGCCGATTCGCCGTCTGTTGGTTATAGGCTTGTTGACGCTGGGCCTCGCGGCTGTTGCCGGCTTTTTCAGCACTAACTTTATCTTCCTGCTTATCGTACGCATTCTCCAGGCCTCAGGCGCGGGCGCAGTAATGTCCTTGTCGCTTGTCCTGTTTACCCGCTATATCCCGCAAGCCCGCCGCGGCAAAGCAATGGCGACAATTATGTCAGCCGTCTCGCTGGGTCTAGGGCTTGGGCCGGTCGCGGGCGGAGCCATCGTCGAATATCTCGGCTGGATTTGGCTATTCTCTGTAACGGCAGCTATTCTGCTTCTAGTGCCGCTGTTCCTTATCCTGCTGCCCAAAGAAGTACCCACCCGTGGCTCCTTTGATGTGCTTGGCGGGCTGTTCTTGGGCGTCGGCACGACCGGGCTGCTGCTGTTCCTGACCAGCGGGTTGTGGATTGCCTTGATCGCCGGAATTGTCGCCATTGCTTTATTTGTTGGCCGTATCCGCAGCACACCTGATCCATTCGTGATGCCGGAGCTTTTCCGTAACCGCTCATATCTCGTGTTGGCTCTGATCGGAGTTGCCTCCTACCTATGCAGCTTTGCCACGTTATTCCTGCTGCCGCAGATTCTGACTCACCGTTTCGGCTTCAGCGCAAGCCATGCCGGGCTTGTGATCTTTCCGGGTTCGCTGCTCGCCATCTTTGTCTCCCGCTCCGTCGGGCGAATCATTGACCGTTATGGCAATGCGGGGATTTTGCGTTTTGCACCATTGCTCGTATTGACCGCTACCATCCTATTCGCTTTCTTTGCTGGGCGGTCATGGATTGCCGTCATGTTCATCTATATGATTATGAGTCTGGCCTTCACGACACTGTCCAGTAGTGTATCCAATGAAATTTCTCGGATTCTGCCTTCTTCACAAATTGGCTCCGGGATGGGCCTGTTCCAGCTGCTGCAATTCTTCAGCGGCGCCTTCAGCGTGGCTATGGCCGCAAGCGCACTAGAATGGCAGCGCGGACTGCCGCTTTCTGCAGCCTACTCCAATATCTACTGGGGACTCTCTATTGCAGCATTGATCGCCATCATCTCAGCTATTCTCTACCGCCGAGGCAACCGAAGTAGCTCGCTGACCGACATAGTAGATGCAGCAGATGCATAAGACCTAATCGGCTAACACATATATTATTTCATGCAAAAAAACACCCTGCGGCCCATTTCCGGGACTGCAAGGTGTTTTTAATAAATTTTAACAGTCCTTTAGACCACTAAATATTCCGCATTCTTCTCACATTCCGCACATTTGGCCGGCGGGTCCCAGTCCGAGAACTCGGTCTCCTTCAAGTCCACAATATCAGGTGCATCCTCATACTCGTCCACAAATTTGTCGATGGCTAACTCTACATGTTCTTTACATACTACATACATTCAACCAAGCATCCCTTTCTGTGCCGCTGCGGCCTATACTCCTTCTATTGTTCTACCATACTTCCCACGAAAATGGAACTCCTATCTATCCATTCCAGCAATCTGTTCATCCATTGTCTATATTCTTGCCCTACCGAAAAAAAAGATTCCTCTCACCCCAAACGGGCAAAAGGAATCTCTTCACTAATATCTCTCTAATTTCTATAAATGTTATCTACAAACTCTCCATCTTACACTAGAAACTCCACTGGACGATCCAGCTCATACAATCTGCGGTAACGTGGTTCTTTTTCCATCAGCTCCGCATGGGTTCCACGCATTTCTACCGAGCCATTTTCCATAAAAATCACTTCATCCATCTGCTCCGCACCAACCAAATGATGCGTTACCCAGATCAGAGATTTACCGTCCATAGCTTCAAACATCGTCTGCAAAAGATTACGTTCCGTGCTTGGGTCCAGCCCTACGGTCGGTTCGTCAAGAATGACGACAGGTGTATTTTGCAGCAAAATACGCGCTAACGCTATCCGCTGACGCTCTCCACCGGAGAAACGTTGCCCCGCTTCACGGACAAAGGTATTGTATCCCTCTGGTAACGAGGAGATCAGCGTATCCATTTTGGCTAATGCGCCAGCTTCTTTAATCGCTTGTTCGGAAGCCTTCGGATCACCCATGCGAATATTGTTCGCTACCGTAGTATCAAATAAGTGTGGGCTTTGATTTAGCACCGCAATAATAGAAGGAATATTATCGCCATAGGCAGCCGCCGCGATTCCATTAATCATAGCCGAACCTGCAGAAGGTTGGATAACCCCTTGAATAGCCTTTAACAACGTCGATTTCCCTGCCCCACTACGGCCGATGATGGCAATTTTTTTGCCTTGTGGGATGTCGAGGCTGAGATCACGAACCGACCAGTTATCCTCTGATCCATAGCGGTAACCCACATTTTCGAGCTGGATATGAGCACTTTTTATGGCCTGAGGTAGAACATCGACTACAGATGCCTGTTCGGAAACTATATTCTGCTCTTCTCCAACCACTCCAGACAACCGCTCCAGCGAGTTACGGTACTGCGGGATTTTCTCCACAGCTTCGGATACTGGCAAAAAAGCATCTGCCACAGGAAAAACAACCAATACAAACGCCGCAATCAACGTACCTGCAATAGCACCATCCGCATACTCCCCGGCGGCC
It contains:
- a CDS encoding U32 family peptidase, which produces MSELLAPAGNMEALKAAISNGCDAIYLGMQKFGARAYSSNFDLETLKEAVTYAHLRNVKIYVAMNTIVFENEVEEMKVQIQELNEIGVDGIIVQDLIAFDYIVKNFVDMEAHCSTQMGIDDLDGTLLFKELGAKRVVLSREVKIEKVKEIKRIAEIPLEIFVHGALCVSYSGNCLMSGLLGNRCANRGRCVGSCRKEYELIDKTTDTSLGKSYILSTKDLNTIDYIHDLKEIDSLKIEGRMKAPTYVANVVSKYRKALDHKITEEDKENLKKTFNRTFTKGYLFHEDRRNITNILKPNNFGYEIGTISGIVKDMYEITLTRPLNQNDTIRISHNNEDVNLTVAKLYDKDGELINKAEDVCYIKIKEKMSKGDLVYKTKDYFYNKELEASLEKEFKRFDLDIRVYACPDSKLFIDAEGLGFNYSYESEEILGEAINNPTTKDQVIKQFSRLNDTIFELNHVEYEECNAFIPAKLLNAARRDIVLGLYDLKLNSQQKRTKALEAKEKISFAPGKPYLTASVTTKEQYDACVSCGIKEIYYENVVRRNQNDYKEQEGQLLIGGYGGINHYRETNPFVTDYSLNVINATSCYELYKLGAKRVTLSYELNKGQIEDLMNAYVKENDGYPSLEMIVYGRAPLMFTKYCPMKKMNQCRICKTKSYELKDEHGTFPIISHDDCTTTLLNGKTLNLLDELQDIQGIEALRLNFTVESKEQVVKVIHMASGKLNGSMNNAVFNQETDTRGHFNKEIV
- the rlmH gene encoding 23S rRNA (pseudouridine(1915)-N(3))-methyltransferase RlmH translates to MLIQIIGVGKLKEKYLIDGIAEYAKRLTPYLKFQVIEVADEKAPDSLSEAEVVQVKGREGERILAQIKSEAHVIALAIDGKLWSSEELAAEIDRLGTYGTSHVVFVIGGSHGLSDEVMRRAQQRMSFGRMTLPHQLMRLVLVEQLYRAVKINRGEPYHK
- a CDS encoding ArsR/SmtB family transcription factor gives rise to the protein MKILFHPDRKDIQLASVLYALSDPIRLHIVSDIHLNGEQACNGFNVPIAKSTMSHHARTLRESGVVFTRVQGTQRMLSLRTEDLNARFPGLLDSILSAYEAGGKPDLVMEEQEESK
- a CDS encoding MFS transporter, whose amino-acid sequence is MTSVNNLSANADHEASVPEAPLPREGLLTLLFSVAVVLVIMNTAMFNLALPDVTEAFGITAASASWIVTGYSIMFSIASITYSRLSDFLPIRRLLVIGLLTLGLAAVAGFFSTNFIFLLIVRILQASGAGAVMSLSLVLFTRYIPQARRGKAMATIMSAVSLGLGLGPVAGGAIVEYLGWIWLFSVTAAILLLVPLFLILLPKEVPTRGSFDVLGGLFLGVGTTGLLLFLTSGLWIALIAGIVAIALFVGRIRSTPDPFVMPELFRNRSYLVLALIGVASYLCSFATLFLLPQILTHRFGFSASHAGLVIFPGSLLAIFVSRSVGRIIDRYGNAGILRFAPLLVLTATILFAFFAGRSWIAVMFIYMIMSLAFTTLSSSVSNEISRILPSSQIGSGMGLFQLLQFFSGAFSVAMAASALEWQRGLPLSAAYSNIYWGLSIAALIAIISAILYRRGNRSSSLTDIVDAADA
- a CDS encoding CxxH/CxxC protein translates to MYVVCKEHVELAIDKFVDEYEDAPDIVDLKETEFSDWDPPAKCAECEKNAEYLVV
- the cydC gene encoding thiol reductant ABC exporter subunit CydC produces the protein MKREGWFAPYVSSYFWRFVLIIVLGALTIFTASSLMYTSGFLISKASTPVENILMIYVPIVGVRTFGTSRAVIHYVERLIGHDTILRILSKMRVRLYNILEPQALFLSSRFRTGDILGMLADDIEYLQNVYLRTVFPSVIALLIYGVAVIALGTFDIGFALLMALYILVLVVVLPLISLLFTQKRQREVKVERNRLYQKLTDAVLGMGDWVISGRQSQFVETYEADEKKVAKTDAALRSWARLRAFIGQAVVGVGVLSMLYWAAGEYADGAIAGTLIAAFVLVVFPVADAFLPVSEAVEKIPQYRNSLERLSGVVGEEQNIVSEQASVVDVLPQAIKSAHIQLENVGYRYGSEDNWSVRDLSLDIPQGKKIAIIGRSGAGKSTLLKAIQGVIQPSAGSAMINGIAAAAYGDNIPSIIAVLNQSPHLFDTTVANNIRMGDPKASEQAIKEAGALAKMDTLISSLPEGYNTFVREAGQRFSGGERQRIALARILLQNTPVVILDEPTVGLDPSTERNLLQTMFEAMDGKSLIWVTHHLVGAEQMDEVIFMENGSVEMRGTHAELMEKEPRYRRLYELDRPVEFLV